The genomic segment TTTGGGTCCGCAGTTAAGTGCCCTTCTCCCTGCGGATTCAGATGCGGACGATCGGTCGGACGGGAGCCCGAAAATCGAGTCGCGGTGGTCGCGACAACGAGGCTCTAGCGGCGTGCACGTGCACCCGCAAGCGCTGTCCCCGATCGCGAACTTTGCTCGCGTTCTCATATGGGAACGCGGCATCCTGTGCCAGCTGCCAATGCGAGTTGCGGACGCTTGGCCTGATACCGCTAGCGGAGCAGCTTGGATCTAGATATGAATTGTCGCGCGGAAATGGTGCGCTTGAGCTGGGCCCGGCTGTGGGCTTACAGCGGTAGCGCGGCGCGATAAACCGCGAGGAAATACATCGGCACACGGTAGGCGTGGAGGCCGAACTCGTCGTCGCCAAACTGGAACAAAGTTTGGAGTAGGAAGAGGTCGGTGCCCTTGATGATTCCTGGGCGCGATCCGTAGACCAATCCGTACTGGAAGCGATCGTCGCGGCCGCCGTCGCGGGGCGTGTCGATGTAGCGAATCGTCGGGCCTACGGCGCCGAAGTCGCGATGCCGGAAGAAGAACGTGCTGTCGTAGCGGTACAGCGTGCCGCCGTCGTGGGGGAACGCGTGGAACCAGTCGAACGAGTTGTCGTTGCGGTATTCCCCGCGGATCGTCCCGGTGTGCATCCAGAAGAATGACTCGAGAGGGATCACCAGGCGCAGCCGGCCCTCCCAGAACGGGAAGGTCTGGGAGCCGTAGATCTTGTCCGATTCGCGGTCGTTGCGGACGTCTCGGGTGTTGACGTCCTTGTCATCGAACAGCCCGTCGCCGTTGAAGTCTTGTCCAGGAATCAACGTGTGGTCGCGGTGTACGTCACGAATCCCCGCGGAACCGCCTAGCGTGAACAAGAACACGCGTACGTCGAGGTTTGCGCTGGCTTCCTTGTATGGGTAGCTGAAGATACCGCTCACCCGACTGTAGAGCATGCTCATGCCTTCTTCGAGGTGAGCGCGGTTCTCCAGGCTGAGTTGGGCGCCGACGGTGTAGCCGTCGAGCAGTAGATCCGTGCCGGCAGGCGGCGGGTTCAGGAAGTAATCGCGTGGTGTTTTCGCGTCTGCGTTAGAGCAGACGGACGTCAGACCGACTGTGAACGCTGCCGCGGTCAGGGCCCCCCTCAGCTTCGGCATCTTGGTTCAGCTCCGACGTCGACGAGTAAGGGCCAACACCAGACCAGCTGCGAACAACAGCCCGCTCACTGGAACACCACGCTGGCTGCCGGGAACGCTGCAACCGCAACCACCGGGCTTCTCCTTGATGGGCTGGGGACCATCGGCGTCCTCTTTCAGCGGCGGTGCATCGCCGTCTACGGGCGCGCCGTAGACCGGGTCCCAGTCCTTCTTGCCAACGCCGGGATCGGCCACGTCCATGTCGTCTTGAGCGGGGTCACCCGTCTTGGTCGCGTCCTTTTCGTCGCCGTCCTTGATGTTGCCGTCCTTGTCGACGCCCTTCATCTGCTCCTTCTTCTTCTTGTCGGCTTGATCGACGAAGGAGATGGAGCGGCGGTCGACGACGGGGTTCTCGCCTTCGAGGACGAGCTTGGTGGGGCGCCCGATGGTCTGACCCGTGCTGCCGTCGCGCAGGGTGACGGTGTACTCGCCCGCTTCGTAGCCGTGGCCGCGGGTGATCTTGAAGGTGAAGCGGGTGCGCTTTTGAATCGTGCCCTTGCCCGGATCCAAGAAGCCGATGGTGACGCTCTCGATCTGCGCCTGCTTGTTCTGGATCGGTACCTTGCGCAGCTGCGGGCCATCTTTGCCGTCCAGCAGGTTGCGCTCGTAGTACACCTTCTGCTGGAACTCGAACTTGACTGGGATGTGGGCCACGTCGGGTGCCTTCGGCAGGCTGACGGTGACCTCCAAATGCCACGATCCAGTTCCGACTTCCTTGGGGTGCGTGTTCTTCCACTGCACGGACCCAACGGCACTCGCGTTCAGCGCGAAGCTGGTCAGCATCAAAGAGACGGCCAGCACCAACAAACGACGCAGCATTCCACCACCTTCTGAGCTCATTGCTCGACCTCCGGAGGGAGAGACGCTAACAGAAAGCCGGCAGCGTGGGGAACGGGCTCGGCAGAGCAGGTTGGGGGAAGTCGCTCCGCAACGCGGTGCCATGTCGACTCGAATGCACTCAGCTCAGAATGATCCACCGACGCTGGCTTTGGCTCTTCGGGTGATTTCCGCGAGCCTTGCTTGGTTGCTGCTGGCTTGCTCGGCTGCGCCCTTACAACCGAAGGTCGAGCGCGAGGCGGTGGGAGTGTTTGCACCCGATCCCCCAACCCCAACACCAGAGCAGCCAACGGCTCCGCCGACGGCGAGTGCGTCGAACGTTCCGGCGGCGGAGTGCGTCGAGCCACCGCCGCCAGCGCCAGCTTGTGGAAGCGACTTGCTGCGTGTTTCAGTCAGTCTCGCGTACCATCCGCGCTACGCATTTCCACCCGGCGAAAGCCGCAGGGAACTCGACCAGGTCGCCGCTGCGATGCGCGCCCACCCTGGGTGGCAGATGCTGCGCGTCGAAGTGTATTCCAGTCAGGACCCAGGTACGAACACGCAAAGCCTGCGTCGGGAGATGCTCCAGGCCCAAGCGCGGGCGGATGCGATCTTTGGCTACCTTTTCCACAAGCAGAGGATCTCCGCTGAACGCATGGACGCAATTGGCTACGGGTACGATCCGCGCCAGGCGCGAGATGACGTGCGCTGGCCGGTGGTACTGCGCCTGGTTCATCGGTTAGATTAAGTCGAGCACGCAGCGCGCTGGTGCGCGAACACGCTCCAAACACCGAACCAACGAGGCTCGTCTTGGGGGAGACAAAAGTCGAGCAGCTGACCGCGCTCCTGGAGCACGCCTCCGAGGGCTTGATGGTGCACGACACCGAAGGTGTGCTGCGCTACGTGAACCAGCGCTTCTGCTCGGTGCTCGGATACACCCAGGCGGAGCTGATGCAGCTCAGGGTGTTCGACATCGAGGTCGGCCTGGACGAGGCAAAAGTCCGGCAAATTTGGCGTTTGATGGCGGACGGAGAGGTAGTCGACCTCGAGGGACACCACCGAACCAAGAGCGGCGAGACGATCGTCACCCGCGTGAAGGCGCGCTGCGATGATTCCCTGGGGGAACGCCTCTTCTACATTGCGACCCGTGAGGCGCTCGAGTCCTACGATTTCGTCATCTCCGTCAATCGAGAGCTCGAATCCATCCAGCAGCGCTTGGTCGCCTCGGAGGCGAGCTATCGCGCGCTGCTGGATACGACGCGGGAGGCGATCATGGTGTTCGATTGGGACTCCGCGCTGTGCCTCTACGCGAACGACGCCGCTTGCGAGCTGTTCGGCTACTCTCGAGAGGAGCTAGCCCAATTCACGGGTCGCATGCTTCAGGATCCTTCCCAAGCGGAACAGGTAGACGCCGTATCCGCGCGGCTTCACGCTGAAGGGCGCGCTGCGGGCCGGCTGCTCATGCGGCGCAAGAGCGGCGAGGTATTCTGGGGTGAGTACACCATCACCGTGTACGAGACTCTGAACGGCAAGCGCATGGTCGATGTGTTCCGCGATGTCAGTGAGAGCGTGCGTTACCAGGAGGAGCTGGAGCGCAAGAACGAGGAGCTTACCTCCGCACAGGCTCGATTGCTTCATGCGGACCGGCTCGCGACCATTGGACAAATGGCGGCGAGCATCGCGCATGAGATCAACAACCCGGCAGCCTACGTCGTGACGAACTTGCAAGCGCTGCGCGCGTTGCTGGAGGGCGCCGCGCCAACGGAACCGTGGCGTGACGAGTTCATGCCGATGGTCATGGATTCGTTGGACGGTATCCAGCGCATCCTGGCCACGACTCGCGATCTCAAGTCGTTCAGTCGCCTCGACCAGCAAGAGGCCACCTGGGTGGATCTGAATGAGGTCGTGCGGGTCGCCGCCAAGCTTGCAACGAATGAGCTGCGCCACCGCGCCGCCTTGCGCCTCGATTTGCGGCCACTTCCTCGAGTCGCTGGTTCCGAAGGGAAATTGACTCAGGTTCTGGTCAACCTGCTCATCAATGCCGCCCACGCGGTCGAGCGGACCGTCGCCGCTGACGAAGCGCAAGTGACCGTGACGAGCCGACTGGAACGCCGCGAAATCGCGATCGAGGTTCGCGACAACGGGCCAGGGGTACCGCAGCAGATCCGCGACCAGTTGTTTCAACCCTTCGTCACCACCAAGACGCCTGACCGCGGTACTGGGCTCGGCCTCTCGCTATGCGCCGAGATCATGCGGGCTCACGGCGGCGGCATTCAGCTCGTGGAGACGGAGCGTGGTGCTTGCTTTCGCATCCGCGTGCCGATCGAGACAGGACTCAAGGTGAGCCCAGCATCTGGATGTGCGCCGGTCCAACCCACGCGACGCCTGAAGGTGTTGCTGGTCGATGACGAGCCCTTGCTGCTCAAATCTCAGGAGCGCCTGCTCAAGCGGCGGTTCGACGTGTTGACCGCGCCAGGGGGGGAGGAAGCTCTGAAGCGGCTAAGGACAGACCCGGACGTCGATCTGGTGCTCTGCGACTTGATGATGCCCGCTGTGGATGGCGTCGAGTTCCGCGAACGCGTGCGAGCCGAACTCCCAGAGTATCTTTCCCGCGTCCATTTCTGCAGCGGCGGAGCGTTCACCGACCGCGTCCGAAGTTACCTCGCGGCAAATCGAGTGTTGGTGCTCGACAAGCCCCTTTCGGCTGAGGTGCTCGAAGACCTCGCGAGTCGCGGCATGAGCGAGTACCCGCTCGCGAAGAACTGATCTCAGCGCGCGCGCACCCATCCCCTAAACGAGCGGAGAGCTTTACGGAGGCAGGACACTAGTTCGGTGTAAGCAGCTGTCCACGTTCGATCAGCGGCATACCTTCGGTCAGCACGCTGGAGAAGGCTTGGCACGCAGCGAACGCCGTCGGCGCACTCCATCCGGCGCCGGTTACCTTGGCAGCTGGGTCGCCAATCGAAAGGTGCAAGCCCGGCAGGTTCTGGTCGACCAGCGCCTCGCCTGTTGCCGTGTGGATACTCGGGTTGACCCCGATGCAGATCAGGCCGACTCGGCTCGAGTTCTCTGAGCACGCCAGCATGCGCACCATGTCGCGCTGCAGCTCGGGCGCCGCCGGACAGGTGAGGCGCGTGACTCGACCTTGCTCGAGCACCAGGTGAACCGGAGTGTCTTGCAGCAGCCCATGGCGAGCGCCGAAGTACTCTCCCACGCTTGCATTCGCGACCAAGCGGCCGCTCACGTGCTCAGGGCTGGCGTACAGAGCCCCCGCGGGGAGGTTGCCCCAGCGACCCGGCTCGAGCACACCAAGCTGCGGGAACCAACGGGCCCGGGGAGGCAGTAGGACCTCCAAGTTGGTGCCCGCTGGCGACGTGACTTGGAGCGCCCTGACGCCGTTGAGTTTGTCCAGAACACGGCGGCCTGCGCTTTCCACCTCTCGGTAGTCCAAGCGTAGACCACGCGAGAAAGCCAACGAGCTGATGCTCGGCATGTGCGCGTGCTTCAGGCCGTGCTGCTTCACCAAGTGCAGCAAGTGCTGACGCATCCCGAGCTCGTTGTGCGGAGCGCTCGCGACGAACACACTGGCATGGGCCTCTGCGAGGGCACTCTGCAACGCATTGGGGAGCAGCTTGAACGGCCGCACGCCGTGCTCCGCAAGGCGGAACCAAATCACGCGGCATCCGAGGTTGCGCGCGACGCGTGCGATAGCTTCGGCGACGTTGGGCACGGCGTGATCGCTGATCACCACCAAGTCCTGTTCTGGACTCAACGTAAGGCAACTGGTGATCAGCACGCGAGCTGCGCGCTCGACGTCTTCGAGTTCTACTGCTTCTCCGATTTGGGTCATGGTGGACTACTGCTCAGTCTACGCCGAAACACCCGCTTCACCAGCGATGCGAGCAACAGACTCAGCAAAACCAGCGCGGCGACCACGATCCACGTTCCGATACTCGTGGTAGGCGCGACTACCATGTCGGTTGTCGCATCGAACATTTCCACCAGGCCAAGTGCGATCAGGTGCGCGATGTAGGCGAGCAACGCATGTTCACCAAGCGCGCACAGGATGAACGGTTTGTATTCGATGCGTGCTTTTCGGCCGTGGGATGGATTGAACAGCGCGTGGAGTAGTTGATGTGTGAACCAAATGGCCAACACGCAGCCGACTAACCCAAGCGACGTGTGGTTCCAGAAGCCAGCGGCGACCCAGCTGGTG from the Polyangiaceae bacterium genome contains:
- a CDS encoding PAS domain S-box protein, producing the protein MGETKVEQLTALLEHASEGLMVHDTEGVLRYVNQRFCSVLGYTQAELMQLRVFDIEVGLDEAKVRQIWRLMADGEVVDLEGHHRTKSGETIVTRVKARCDDSLGERLFYIATREALESYDFVISVNRELESIQQRLVASEASYRALLDTTREAIMVFDWDSALCLYANDAACELFGYSREELAQFTGRMLQDPSQAEQVDAVSARLHAEGRAAGRLLMRRKSGEVFWGEYTITVYETLNGKRMVDVFRDVSESVRYQEELERKNEELTSAQARLLHADRLATIGQMAASIAHEINNPAAYVVTNLQALRALLEGAAPTEPWRDEFMPMVMDSLDGIQRILATTRDLKSFSRLDQQEATWVDLNEVVRVAAKLATNELRHRAALRLDLRPLPRVAGSEGKLTQVLVNLLINAAHAVERTVAADEAQVTVTSRLERREIAIEVRDNGPGVPQQIRDQLFQPFVTTKTPDRGTGLGLSLCAEIMRAHGGGIQLVETERGACFRIRVPIETGLKVSPASGCAPVQPTRRLKVLLVDDEPLLLKSQERLLKRRFDVLTAPGGEEALKRLRTDPDVDLVLCDLMMPAVDGVEFRERVRAELPEYLSRVHFCSGGAFTDRVRSYLAANRVLVLDKPLSAEVLEDLASRGMSEYPLAKN
- a CDS encoding aminopeptidase, whose translation is MTQIGEAVELEDVERAARVLITSCLTLSPEQDLVVISDHAVPNVAEAIARVARNLGCRVIWFRLAEHGVRPFKLLPNALQSALAEAHASVFVASAPHNELGMRQHLLHLVKQHGLKHAHMPSISSLAFSRGLRLDYREVESAGRRVLDKLNGVRALQVTSPAGTNLEVLLPPRARWFPQLGVLEPGRWGNLPAGALYASPEHVSGRLVANASVGEYFGARHGLLQDTPVHLVLEQGRVTRLTCPAAPELQRDMVRMLACSENSSRVGLICIGVNPSIHTATGEALVDQNLPGLHLSIGDPAAKVTGAGWSAPTAFAACQAFSSVLTEGMPLIERGQLLTPN